In the Aromatoleum bremense genome, one interval contains:
- a CDS encoding type II toxin-antitoxin system MqsA family antitoxin, with product MENQLQHRGECCPACGEGLLHARVETQVVEYGGQTGEIPLHYTVCDTCGSELAGPADALANKRAMIAFRKQVDGLLAGVEIRVFRQRYKLKQETAAALFGGGKIGFSRYENDDVAQSAAMDSLLRLCAASPGNVLTLAKQKQIALSAETVAAIKDHCRDQLMTIAPAVQKMLDRELAAQRKQASVNAANDRATRAEGNVNQTVELSRWSKAA from the coding sequence ATGGAAAACCAACTGCAGCATCGCGGCGAATGCTGCCCCGCCTGCGGCGAGGGGCTCCTTCACGCCCGTGTCGAAACACAGGTCGTCGAATACGGTGGCCAGACGGGCGAGATCCCGCTGCATTACACCGTTTGCGATACGTGCGGCTCCGAACTTGCCGGGCCCGCTGATGCACTGGCCAACAAGCGCGCAATGATCGCTTTCCGCAAGCAGGTCGACGGGCTGCTCGCGGGCGTCGAGATACGGGTTTTTCGTCAGCGCTACAAGCTCAAGCAGGAAACGGCCGCAGCCCTGTTCGGGGGCGGCAAGATCGGGTTTTCCCGCTACGAAAACGACGACGTCGCGCAGAGCGCCGCCATGGACAGCCTGCTGCGCCTGTGCGCGGCTTCGCCAGGCAACGTGCTGACGCTGGCGAAGCAAAAGCAGATCGCACTTTCCGCCGAGACCGTCGCTGCGATCAAGGACCACTGCCGTGACCAGCTCATGACCATTGCACCCGCCGTCCAGAAAATGCTCGACAGGGAACTCGCAGCCCAACGCAAACAGGCTTCGGTGAACGCTGCAAACGATCGTGCCACGCGGGCAGAAGGAAACGTTAACCAAACCGTCGAGTTGTCTCGTTGGAGCAAGGCAGCATGA
- a CDS encoding NAD-dependent epimerase/dehydratase family protein: MIAYQALQSILRDAPKTWLVTGVAGFIGSNLLETLLKLDQRVVGLDNFATGHARNLDEVRTLVTPEQWARFMFIDGDIRKLDDCRRACEGVDYVLHQAALGSVPRSLDDPITSNATNIDGFLNMLVAARDAEVKSFTYAASSSTYGDHPGLPKVEDTIGKPLSPYAVTKYVNELYAEVFARSYGFSTMGLRYFNVFGKRQDPNGAYAAVIPKWTAAMIQGEDVFINGDGETSRDFCFVDNAVQVNLLAATTPDPAARNQVYNVAVGGRTSLNQLFEALRQALGENGVRYHKRPMHREFRAGDVLHSQADIGKAERLLGYASSHDIHAGIKAAMPWYSRFLAHE, encoded by the coding sequence ATGATCGCCTACCAAGCCCTTCAATCCATCCTCCGCGACGCCCCCAAGACCTGGCTCGTCACCGGCGTCGCCGGCTTCATCGGCTCGAACCTGCTCGAAACCCTGCTCAAGCTCGACCAGCGCGTCGTTGGTCTGGACAACTTCGCCACTGGCCACGCGCGCAACCTCGACGAAGTGCGAACGCTGGTCACTCCCGAGCAATGGGCGCGCTTCATGTTCATCGACGGCGACATCCGTAAGCTCGACGACTGCCGCCGTGCCTGCGAGGGCGTCGACTACGTCCTCCACCAAGCCGCGCTCGGCTCGGTGCCGCGCAGCCTGGATGACCCGATCACCAGCAACGCCACCAACATCGACGGCTTCCTCAACATGCTGGTCGCCGCGCGCGATGCCGAAGTCAAGAGCTTCACCTACGCCGCCAGCAGTTCCACCTATGGCGACCACCCCGGCCTGCCCAAGGTGGAAGACACAATCGGCAAGCCGCTGTCGCCGTACGCCGTCACCAAGTACGTGAACGAGCTCTATGCCGAGGTTTTCGCGCGCAGCTACGGTTTCAGCACCATGGGCCTGCGCTACTTCAACGTCTTCGGCAAACGCCAGGATCCCAACGGCGCCTACGCCGCCGTGATCCCCAAATGGACCGCAGCAATGATCCAGGGCGAAGACGTCTTCATCAATGGCGACGGCGAAACCAGCCGCGACTTCTGCTTCGTCGACAACGCGGTGCAGGTCAACCTGCTGGCGGCCACCACACCTGACCCGGCCGCCCGCAACCAGGTCTACAACGTCGCCGTCGGCGGGCGCACCAGCCTGAACCAGCTATTCGAAGCGCTGCGCCAAGCGCTGGGGGAAAACGGTGTGCGCTACCACAAAAGGCCGATGCACCGCGAGTTCCGCGCCGGCGACGTGCTCCACTCACAGGCCGACATCGGCAAGGCGGAACGCCTGCTCGGCTACGCCTCCAGTCACGACATTCACGCCGGAATCAAGGCGGCGATGCCGTGGTACAGCCGCTTCCTCGCGCATGAGTGA
- a CDS encoding O-antigen ligase family protein translates to MLMAIASFSSIRYGKIVVNRPQAALFVLLIFTMVLSAVWNEAFDLGMGAVIIAVSWLYLARVLPSKPYDSFPLLISVWVTFLSISVFNALYPLVFPYKGMFYNPNSLGGFYAAMSAGFCVCILYGVSERRSIFPHLLALGFCVVLTLVSNSRIAFASAVASVILMAIAMARVGAKKRSKGRARLYLIAILAVSLMGAGFFWQGIYDVFIQKFIIKASAGDISNSRFDIWEQILANITLLGNGRDAFATMDHAAHSTYFSILAQYGYLSALLFVLLIGWTIVLSTRKAVMKFYGGAPLIFAISFALLSITEGMLMKTSMFLLMLVLNLPTIKLTGNVEVENKSRRFQQAQRILQNV, encoded by the coding sequence GTGCTGATGGCAATAGCTTCATTTTCAAGTATTCGCTACGGAAAAATTGTAGTAAATCGCCCTCAGGCGGCGTTATTCGTTCTGCTAATTTTCACGATGGTCTTGTCAGCAGTCTGGAATGAGGCTTTTGATCTTGGGATGGGTGCCGTGATCATTGCCGTTTCTTGGCTCTACTTGGCTAGAGTGTTGCCATCCAAGCCGTATGATTCATTCCCTTTACTTATCAGTGTCTGGGTGACGTTCCTCTCTATCTCTGTGTTTAATGCTCTTTATCCGCTAGTCTTTCCATATAAAGGCATGTTTTACAACCCTAATTCGCTTGGTGGATTTTATGCTGCCATGAGTGCAGGGTTTTGTGTATGTATCCTTTATGGGGTGAGCGAGAGAAGGTCTATTTTTCCTCATCTCCTCGCCTTGGGATTTTGCGTGGTACTTACCTTGGTATCCAATAGTCGTATTGCATTCGCCTCCGCAGTAGCCAGTGTCATCCTAATGGCAATAGCAATGGCTAGGGTCGGTGCAAAAAAGCGATCGAAAGGGCGGGCTAGATTGTATCTAATAGCCATCCTAGCCGTCTCTTTAATGGGGGCAGGATTTTTTTGGCAGGGTATCTATGATGTCTTTATTCAAAAATTTATAATTAAAGCGAGTGCCGGTGATATCTCTAACTCTCGATTTGATATATGGGAACAGATATTAGCAAATATAACTTTGCTGGGAAATGGAAGGGATGCGTTTGCAACGATGGATCATGCGGCGCATAGCACCTATTTCTCAATACTTGCGCAATATGGATACCTATCGGCCTTGCTTTTTGTCCTTTTGATAGGGTGGACAATTGTATTGAGCACTCGGAAGGCAGTTATGAAGTTCTACGGCGGAGCGCCTCTTATTTTTGCGATTTCATTCGCGCTGCTCTCCATCACCGAAGGAATGTTGATGAAGACTTCTATGTTTCTGTTAATGCTAGTGCTAAACTTGCCGACGATTAAATTAACCGGCAACGTCGAGGTGGAGAACAAATCTCGAAGGTTTCAGCAAGCACAGAGAATCCTTCAGAATGTCTAA
- a CDS encoding glycosyltransferase codes for MSNRQVVFVINSLRAGGAERVASLLVNYIHKTTPVRVEVVTLDSRRYFYSLPEGVDVVCVPGYRFSIGILRLPMMAWQAIWLTLRVLIKYSRSSDVTLVGFLHRANVVASTAAYITGKRVILSERSLFSASYKGMKARIMKRILIGAYALPSRIIAISSAAKNSLVSQLNVNADRINTINNPSFIQSRYRTAAPSEICSLLFVGRLVKSKNVDFLLRGLARLNFGLSTYKLTIVGEGPELQSLVAAAEAYGVAESVAFAGASHDVLSHYEAADIFVFASDYESFGNVLIEAASTGLPVVTSDQQDGRQDIFPDDSAGAVFYSAEDVSSFVNAVCYLSNGDAWLKVSEAATRNAERFRLTSIMSEYVDEILR; via the coding sequence ATGTCTAATAGACAAGTGGTTTTCGTCATAAATAGCTTGAGAGCAGGGGGCGCCGAAAGGGTTGCCTCGCTTTTGGTAAACTATATCCATAAAACAACTCCTGTGCGAGTTGAGGTGGTAACTCTAGATAGCCGCCGTTATTTTTATTCTCTTCCCGAGGGAGTAGATGTGGTATGCGTGCCCGGCTATCGTTTCTCTATTGGTATTCTTAGGCTGCCAATGATGGCGTGGCAAGCGATATGGTTAACGCTTCGGGTGTTGATTAAATATTCGAGGTCGTCGGATGTTACGCTCGTCGGGTTTCTCCATCGTGCGAACGTCGTAGCTTCGACCGCTGCTTATATCACAGGTAAGCGGGTAATCCTGTCTGAGAGATCGCTATTCTCCGCCTCATACAAGGGGATGAAGGCGCGGATAATGAAACGTATTTTGATAGGCGCATACGCGCTGCCAAGTCGAATTATCGCGATTTCATCCGCTGCGAAAAACTCGTTGGTCAGTCAACTGAATGTGAATGCCGATCGAATTAATACAATTAACAATCCTTCATTTATTCAGTCTCGCTATCGAACCGCAGCACCTTCCGAAATTTGTAGCTTATTATTCGTCGGTAGGTTAGTTAAGTCAAAAAACGTGGATTTTCTCCTACGAGGGCTCGCGCGTCTGAACTTTGGCTTGTCAACATATAAGTTGACCATCGTGGGAGAGGGGCCGGAACTTCAATCTCTCGTGGCTGCGGCAGAGGCTTATGGAGTGGCCGAGAGCGTAGCGTTCGCAGGGGCCAGTCATGACGTGCTGTCACACTATGAAGCTGCCGATATCTTTGTGTTTGCGTCTGACTATGAGTCTTTCGGTAATGTGTTGATTGAGGCTGCATCCACTGGTTTACCGGTGGTGACCTCCGATCAACAAGACGGGCGTCAGGATATTTTTCCTGATGATAGCGCTGGTGCGGTTTTTTATTCGGCAGAAGACGTTTCAAGTTTTGTGAACGCGGTGTGTTATTTAAGCAACGGAGATGCTTGGCTTAAGGTGTCAGAAGCAGCCACTAGGAACGCCGAACGATTTCGACTGACGAGTATCATGTCAGAATACGTTGATGAAATACTTCGATAA
- a CDS encoding acyltransferase, producing MGLIERVVWILKKLIAVVVFRFRGKIAANRLLGVKIGNGCSIYTLLDGTEPFLIEIGDRVTITEGVVVLTHDGATRLVRKPSGSRCYRYGRVIIESDVFVGVRSIIMPGVTIGRESVVAAGSVVTASVPPGSVVAGAPARVISSIQAYREKICRTCTAGDELVPYSTYRDKVIATLNNG from the coding sequence ATGGGTTTAATTGAACGGGTTGTTTGGATACTTAAAAAATTAATTGCTGTAGTTGTTTTTAGATTTAGGGGAAAAATTGCGGCGAATAGATTGCTCGGTGTCAAGATAGGTAACGGCTGCTCTATATACACGCTTCTTGATGGCACTGAACCATTTTTAATCGAAATCGGCGATCGCGTAACTATTACCGAGGGGGTTGTTGTGTTAACTCATGATGGAGCTACGCGGTTGGTTCGCAAGCCTAGCGGCAGTAGGTGCTATAGATATGGCCGAGTGATCATAGAGTCCGATGTTTTCGTAGGAGTACGTTCAATAATAATGCCTGGCGTTACAATCGGGCGCGAATCAGTTGTCGCAGCGGGCTCTGTCGTTACGGCAAGCGTGCCGCCTGGATCAGTGGTCGCCGGAGCGCCTGCACGAGTCATTTCCTCGATTCAAGCCTATCGTGAGAAGATTTGTCGTACGTGCACTGCTGGGGACGAACTGGTGCCCTACAGCACGTATCGGGATAAAGTGATAGCAACGCTTAATAACGGTTAA
- a CDS encoding glycosyltransferase family 4 protein, whose protein sequence is MTFLLIAGFPDSLLHFRGPLLDALQARGLQVHVAAPDLASGSSLRQNLECRGLVVHDIPLRRAGMNPFADLTTLAHLWRLMRRIRPDHVLGYTIKPVIYGSLAAWLAGVPRRFALVTGLGYAFQGQDDGGDRRGRLRTLVQGLYGLALGRTHKVFFQNPDDEALFRTRGILAPRAPSCVVNGSGVDVAQYGRAPLPHTPRFLLIARLLGDKGVREYVEAARRVRARHPEAMFSLVGWIDENPDAIAQQELDQWVGEGTVGFLGRLGDVRPAIADCSVYVLPSYREGTPRTVLEAMAMGRPIITTDAPGCRETVVDGDNGFLVPVKAVEELAAAMLRFIEDPVLVARMGARSRRIAEEKYDVHRVNAVMLAEMGIHEGSPKMPSHTIEG, encoded by the coding sequence ATGACCTTCCTCCTCATCGCCGGCTTCCCCGACTCGCTATTGCACTTCCGCGGCCCCTTGCTCGATGCCTTGCAAGCCCGCGGCCTGCAAGTGCATGTCGCTGCGCCCGACTTGGCTTCGGGCAGCTCCCTACGTCAAAACCTGGAATGCCGCGGTCTGGTGGTGCATGACATTCCCCTGCGCCGTGCGGGCATGAACCCTTTTGCCGATCTCACCACCTTGGCGCATCTGTGGCGGCTGATGCGCCGCATTCGTCCCGATCATGTGCTGGGCTACACCATCAAGCCGGTGATCTATGGTTCGCTGGCCGCATGGCTCGCGGGCGTGCCGCGCCGCTTCGCGCTGGTCACCGGCTTGGGTTATGCGTTTCAGGGGCAGGACGATGGGGGCGACCGCCGGGGCAGGCTGCGCACACTGGTGCAGGGGCTGTATGGCCTCGCGCTGGGGCGCACGCACAAGGTTTTTTTTCAGAACCCGGATGATGAGGCCCTGTTTCGTACGCGCGGGATTCTTGCACCGCGGGCGCCGTCGTGTGTGGTGAATGGCTCGGGTGTGGATGTGGCGCAGTATGGCCGGGCGCCGCTGCCGCACACCCCGCGGTTCTTGCTGATCGCGCGCCTGCTGGGCGACAAGGGGGTGCGCGAGTATGTCGAGGCGGCGCGCCGGGTGCGCGCTCGCCATCCCGAGGCGATGTTCAGTCTGGTCGGCTGGATCGATGAAAACCCGGATGCGATCGCGCAGCAGGAGCTGGACCAGTGGGTCGGGGAGGGCACGGTCGGATTCCTGGGCCGGCTCGGCGACGTGCGCCCGGCGATTGCCGATTGCAGCGTTTATGTTTTGCCGTCCTATCGCGAAGGCACACCGCGCACCGTGCTGGAGGCCATGGCCATGGGGCGCCCCATCATCACCACCGACGCGCCGGGTTGCCGCGAAACGGTGGTTGACGGCGACAACGGCTTTCTGGTGCCGGTCAAGGCGGTGGAGGAGCTTGCGGCGGCGATGCTGCGCTTCATCGAAGACCCTGTGTTAGTCGCCCGCATGGGTGCCAGGTCGCGGCGAATCGCCGAAGAAAAATACGATGTCCACCGGGTAAACGCGGTGATGCTCGCTGAGATGGGCATTCACGAAGGCAGCCCTAAAATGCCATCTCACACGATCGAGGGCTGA
- a CDS encoding AAA family ATPase: MHVDALRVENFRCFVQETFEFQSGFNLLVGVNGSGKTSLLKAVAAGLATPINGLGKSAHWPHAEEANARLVLIELQGRVRYERCYPVRIELEGEVCGSARSWWVEQPGPGSQAKFEHTVFSAIADESARIAQGGQGALPLAAFYAAERQWRPSGVGADTAVRHQDSRLDAYASWYDAALDMKGLETWVIGKSLERLETESGSRDFDNGGALDELALVNRAVALAIPGAKGLRYDIRYRRLVLDWQDGDPVPFEILSDGQRALTALVADIARRACLLNPQLGARVLDETPGVVLIDELDMHLHPAWQRRVCGVLKTAFPCIQFIAASHSPQIIGELMADEILLMKGGKVVGHPERALGLPSSEVLAEIMGTEPQNAEVAEALRGDCTGGAEVCR, translated from the coding sequence ATGCATGTCGATGCGCTTCGGGTAGAGAACTTCCGCTGCTTTGTGCAGGAGACGTTCGAGTTCCAGTCTGGATTCAACCTGCTTGTCGGTGTCAACGGCAGCGGCAAGACCTCGCTGCTGAAAGCCGTTGCGGCTGGGTTGGCAACTCCGATCAACGGGCTGGGAAAAAGCGCACATTGGCCGCATGCCGAGGAGGCGAACGCCCGCCTTGTCCTGATCGAACTGCAGGGGCGGGTTCGGTATGAGCGGTGTTACCCCGTACGTATCGAGCTCGAAGGCGAAGTTTGCGGGTCGGCACGAAGTTGGTGGGTGGAACAACCCGGGCCGGGCAGCCAGGCAAAATTCGAACATACGGTCTTTTCTGCAATCGCGGACGAGTCCGCCCGCATCGCTCAAGGTGGACAGGGCGCTTTGCCGCTAGCGGCGTTCTATGCGGCCGAGCGGCAGTGGCGGCCGAGCGGGGTGGGCGCTGACACCGCCGTGCGGCATCAGGATTCGCGCCTGGACGCTTATGCTTCCTGGTACGACGCAGCGCTCGACATGAAGGGGCTCGAGACCTGGGTCATTGGCAAGTCGCTCGAGCGCCTGGAAACCGAGTCGGGTAGTCGGGATTTCGACAACGGCGGTGCGCTCGATGAGCTGGCGCTGGTCAACCGCGCCGTGGCGCTCGCGATACCGGGGGCGAAAGGCTTGCGCTACGACATCCGGTACCGGCGCCTGGTTCTGGACTGGCAGGATGGCGATCCCGTCCCGTTCGAGATCCTGAGTGATGGCCAGCGAGCCTTGACCGCGCTGGTGGCCGACATCGCGCGACGCGCGTGTCTGCTCAATCCCCAACTGGGTGCGCGTGTGCTGGACGAAACGCCTGGCGTGGTCCTGATCGACGAACTCGACATGCATTTGCATCCGGCGTGGCAACGCCGGGTTTGCGGGGTGCTGAAGACTGCGTTCCCGTGCATCCAGTTCATCGCCGCCTCGCATTCGCCGCAGATCATCGGCGAGCTCATGGCCGACGAAATTCTGCTGATGAAGGGCGGCAAGGTGGTCGGCCATCCCGAGCGGGCGCTGGGTTTGCCAAGCAGCGAAGTGCTTGCCGAAATCATGGGAACCGAACCGCAGAATGCGGAGGTCGCGGAGGCACTGCGAGGCGATTGCACAGGCGGCGCTGAAGTATGCCGATAA
- a CDS encoding LegC family aminotransferase encodes MTDNDTHFAALVDLVGTLYGGDPTPLHRPVFEGNEKQYLIDCIDSNFVSSVGARVTEFEERIAGFTGARFAVATVNGTAALHVALQLAGVERGDEVISQALTFIATCNALTYAGARPVFIDVDRDTLGLSPGALRAWLAANVAMRDGQAFNRATGARIAACVPMHTFGLPCRIEEIVAICDEYGIPVVEDTAESLGSYVGERHTGTFGRLATFSFNGNKIITTGGGGMIVTDDEELARRAKHLTTTAKIPHPYEFVHDEVGYNYRLPNVNAALGCAQMEKLPAMLAIKADVARRYAAFCEEHGIRYVGAPPGTRPNFWLNAIVLDSRAERDALLEYTNSRGVMTRPIWRLMSSLEMFKDCQHDGLENSRWLEDRVVNLPSSVPESEFWRLQQ; translated from the coding sequence ATGACAGATAACGACACCCACTTTGCCGCCCTTGTCGATTTGGTTGGCACGCTGTACGGGGGCGACCCAACGCCCTTGCATCGCCCGGTTTTCGAAGGCAACGAAAAGCAATACCTGATCGACTGCATCGACTCGAACTTCGTGTCCTCGGTGGGGGCGCGCGTGACCGAGTTCGAAGAGCGGATCGCCGGCTTTACCGGTGCACGGTTCGCGGTTGCAACGGTTAACGGCACGGCCGCGCTGCACGTCGCCCTGCAACTCGCCGGCGTGGAGCGCGGCGATGAGGTGATCAGCCAGGCGCTCACGTTCATCGCGACCTGCAATGCGCTGACTTACGCCGGTGCCCGGCCGGTCTTTATCGATGTGGACCGGGACACCCTGGGCCTGAGCCCGGGGGCGCTGAGAGCCTGGCTTGCAGCGAACGTTGCAATGCGTGACGGGCAGGCCTTCAACCGGGCTACTGGCGCGCGGATTGCGGCCTGCGTGCCGATGCACACGTTCGGCTTGCCCTGCCGCATCGAAGAGATCGTCGCGATCTGTGATGAGTACGGGATACCCGTCGTGGAAGATACCGCGGAGTCGCTCGGCAGCTACGTCGGCGAACGGCATACCGGCACCTTCGGACGGCTCGCGACGTTCAGCTTCAACGGCAACAAGATCATCACCACCGGCGGGGGCGGGATGATCGTGACCGACGATGAGGAACTGGCCAGGCGCGCCAAGCACCTGACGACGACGGCGAAGATTCCGCATCCGTACGAGTTCGTGCACGACGAGGTCGGCTACAACTACCGGTTGCCCAACGTGAATGCCGCGCTCGGCTGCGCGCAGATGGAAAAGCTGCCCGCGATGCTGGCGATCAAGGCCGATGTGGCGCGGCGCTATGCGGCGTTTTGCGAGGAGCATGGCATCCGCTATGTCGGCGCACCGCCGGGCACGCGACCGAATTTCTGGCTGAACGCGATCGTGCTCGACTCGCGCGCGGAACGTGATGCGCTGCTGGAATACACCAACAGCCGGGGCGTCATGACGCGGCCGATCTGGCGTTTGATGTCGTCGTTGGAGATGTTCAAGGATTGCCAGCACGATGGGCTGGAAAACTCGCGCTGGCTCGAGGATCGCGTCGTGAATCTTCCTTCCAGCGTTCCCGAAAGCGAATTCTGGAGACTCCAGCAATGA
- a CDS encoding UDP-N-acetylglucosamine 4,6-dehydratase — MNVLQLIGRERLLFDTDLAREEKRLTELVKGSRFLVIGGAGSIGQAVTREIFKRRPRVLHVVDISENNMVELVRDIRSTLGYIDGDFRTFAIDCGGREFDALMNAGDGYDYVLNLSALKHVRSEKDPFTLMRLIEVNVLNTLATIAQARSKGARKYFCVSTDKAANPVNMMGASKRIMEMFLMRESLSLPISTARFANVAFSDGSLLHGFNQRFAKRQPISAPNDVRRYFVTPQESGELCLMSCLLGDNRDIFFPKLSEALHLTRFSDIAVRYLESLGYEPHECGSEDEARERAGELIAQRKWPVYFFASDTTGEKDFEEFFTERETLDMARFDTVGVIKNAAEFDGARLDGFVARIEAIRAQLTWDKAEIVALFNEMIPDFDHKETGRYLDNRM, encoded by the coding sequence ATGAATGTGCTTCAACTGATCGGGCGCGAGCGCCTGTTGTTCGATACCGACCTCGCGCGCGAGGAAAAGCGCTTGACCGAGCTGGTGAAAGGCAGCCGTTTTCTGGTGATCGGCGGGGCGGGGTCGATTGGCCAGGCGGTTACGCGCGAGATCTTCAAGCGCAGGCCGCGCGTGCTGCATGTGGTCGACATCAGCGAGAACAACATGGTCGAGCTGGTGCGCGACATCCGCAGCACGCTGGGCTACATCGACGGCGACTTCCGCACCTTCGCGATCGACTGCGGCGGGCGGGAGTTCGACGCCCTGATGAACGCCGGGGACGGTTACGACTATGTGCTGAACCTGTCGGCGCTCAAGCACGTGCGCAGCGAGAAGGATCCGTTCACCTTGATGCGCTTGATCGAAGTGAACGTGCTCAATACGCTCGCGACCATCGCCCAGGCGCGCAGCAAGGGGGCGCGCAAGTACTTTTGCGTGTCGACCGACAAGGCGGCCAACCCGGTGAACATGATGGGCGCGAGCAAGCGGATCATGGAGATGTTCCTGATGCGCGAGAGCCTGAGCCTGCCGATTTCGACTGCGCGCTTTGCCAACGTGGCGTTTTCCGATGGCTCCTTGCTGCACGGCTTCAACCAGCGCTTTGCCAAGCGCCAGCCGATTTCGGCGCCGAACGACGTGCGCCGCTATTTCGTCACGCCGCAGGAGTCGGGCGAGCTGTGCCTGATGTCGTGCCTGCTCGGGGACAACCGCGACATCTTCTTCCCGAAGCTGAGCGAGGCGCTGCATCTGACGCGCTTTTCCGACATCGCGGTGCGCTACCTGGAATCGCTGGGTTACGAGCCGCACGAATGCGGCAGCGAGGACGAGGCACGCGAACGCGCCGGGGAGCTGATCGCGCAGCGCAAGTGGCCGGTGTATTTCTTCGCCAGCGACACCACCGGCGAAAAGGACTTCGAGGAGTTCTTTACCGAGCGCGAGACGCTCGACATGGCGCGCTTCGACACCGTCGGTGTGATCAAGAACGCGGCCGAGTTCGATGGCGCCCGTCTGGACGGCTTTGTCGCCCGCATCGAGGCGATCCGCGCCCAGCTGACCTGGGACAAGGCGGAGATCGTCGCGCTCTTCAACGAGATGATCCCGGACTTCGACCACAAGGAAACCGGCCGGTATCTGGACAATAGGATGTGA
- a CDS encoding sugar transferase produces the protein MQRILDILFSGLALLVLSPLLVPVMIALRLSGEGEVFYVQQRVGRGGKSFGLYKFATMLKNSPNLGTGTVTLKNDPRVLPLGGFLRKTKINELPQLLNILFGDMSIVGPRPQTQRCFDAFPPASQAQIVKVRPGLSGIGSIVFRGEEDMLHASAAPERFYDEVIMPYKGKLEEWYVANQGLRTYFACIVMTVWVVLCPASRVTWKAFRGLPQPPDALQGAVGYGQ, from the coding sequence ATGCAGCGAATTCTGGACATTCTTTTTTCGGGCCTGGCGTTGCTGGTGCTGTCGCCGCTTCTGGTGCCGGTGATGATCGCGCTGCGTCTGAGCGGCGAAGGCGAAGTCTTCTACGTGCAGCAGCGCGTCGGCCGCGGCGGCAAGTCGTTCGGCCTGTACAAGTTCGCGACGATGCTGAAGAACAGCCCGAATCTCGGCACCGGCACGGTCACGTTGAAGAACGACCCGCGCGTGCTGCCGCTCGGCGGTTTCCTGCGCAAGACGAAGATCAACGAGCTGCCGCAACTGCTGAACATCCTGTTCGGCGACATGAGCATCGTCGGCCCGCGACCGCAGACGCAACGCTGCTTCGATGCGTTTCCGCCGGCGTCGCAGGCGCAGATCGTGAAGGTGCGGCCCGGGCTGTCGGGAATCGGCTCGATCGTCTTCAGGGGCGAGGAGGATATGCTGCACGCCAGCGCCGCGCCCGAGCGCTTCTACGATGAAGTGATCATGCCGTACAAGGGAAAGCTGGAAGAGTGGTACGTGGCGAACCAGGGGCTGCGGACGTATTTCGCCTGCATTGTGATGACGGTGTGGGTGGTGCTGTGCCCTGCGTCGCGAGTGACCTGGAAGGCCTTTCGCGGGCTGCCGCAGCCGCCCGACGCGCTGCAGGGCGCAGTGGGTTACGGCCAATGA
- a CDS encoding GNAT family N-acetyltransferase has translation MSADRKGDIYRQVAQLHLDGLNSGFLAKLGPGVLALMYEAIDRASGSVLLVECDGERVVGFVSGGLGMRPVYRQMLRRPFALALSLLPSLLHPSRIVQVLEVLRYGRKAGTNTALPAAELLSIVVAPESRGRGVAERLYRRLLVHFGAEGIAAFRITVGGKLSRAHAFYKKMGAKPVAEIEVHAGERSVVYAHETA, from the coding sequence ATGAGTGCGGATCGAAAAGGCGATATTTACCGGCAGGTCGCGCAGCTCCACCTCGATGGGCTCAACAGCGGCTTCCTCGCCAAGCTGGGCCCCGGGGTTCTGGCGCTGATGTACGAGGCAATCGATCGGGCGTCGGGTAGTGTGCTGTTGGTTGAATGCGACGGCGAGCGCGTCGTGGGCTTCGTTTCAGGCGGGCTCGGCATGCGGCCGGTCTACCGGCAGATGCTGCGCAGGCCGTTCGCGCTGGCGCTGAGCCTGCTTCCGAGCTTGCTGCATCCGTCGCGCATCGTCCAGGTGCTCGAGGTTCTTCGCTATGGCCGAAAGGCTGGAACGAATACCGCGCTGCCCGCGGCCGAGCTCCTGAGCATCGTCGTCGCGCCCGAGTCACGCGGCCGGGGCGTGGCCGAGCGGCTTTACCGGCGCCTGCTCGTGCACTTCGGCGCGGAGGGCATCGCGGCCTTCAGGATAACGGTGGGTGGCAAGCTCTCACGGGCGCATGCGTTCTATAAGAAGATGGGGGCAAAGCCCGTCGCGGAAATCGAAGTACACGCCGGGGAGCGGTCTGTGGTGTACGCGCATGAGACTGCGTGA